In Colletotrichum destructivum chromosome 1, complete sequence, the sequence AGGTTCGCCGCTCTGGTTCGGGTAGCTCGCACTCGAGCCTATCGGACTCATGGCACCACAGTCGTGCCGGGAGCTCCTCGAACCTACTAAACATGGGGGCTTTGCCAGCGTCGAAGTGGCGATTCTTGAAGCACCTCAGTTTGGCCGACAACTCCATGACCTCGATTCCCGCTACGAGCTTGGTGCCCCTTGCAAACACACTTCACTCCCTGGACTTGTCGTCAAACCTGTTTACTCAGATTCCCGACAGTCTGGCCACCCTTACCGCACTTCGCGCACTCAACCTCTCGCACTGCATGATTGACGGGCTCCACTCCCTGACGCGCAACCCCCTCCCGGCCATCTCGGCTCTCAACCTCCGAGCAAACCGGTTGCAATCAATCGCCGGCATCGAGAAGTTATATCCCCTGGAGCGGCTGGACCTACGAGACAATCGCTTGTCGGACCCCTTGGAGCTTGCTAGATTGACTGGCATTCCTGACATCCGGGAGATCTGGGTTGAGGGTAACCCCTTCACCCGCACTCACAAGGACTACCGCATCACCATATTCAACCTCTTCCGCAAAACTCCGGGCTACACTGAGGACATTGTCATCGACAATAGTGGCCCCACCTACTCGGAGAGGAGATACCTGGTGGAACGTACACCGATCCCTGCCGCCGTGCCGGTAGTCAAACCCACTCCCACTAACATCCCAGCTGTTGATGTCAGTAAGCCAGCCATCATCTACGACATCCCGAAGGAGCCCTCTGTTCTACGCAAGGAACGGCCGATACCCAAGGCTGTCACTAGCGAGGTTAACACCAGTTCTACCCGCCGCCGAAAGACACCAAAGAGGCGGATCGTGGATCTCTCGACCACAGATGCATCCGCAACTGTGACACCCGGTCTCATTTCGGTCCCCCACGGTGACGTCAAGGCTCTCGCAGTAGATGCCACGGCTACTGCAGCGAGTTCAGAAATGCATTACCGCATCTCTCAGGCCCCCGAAACCCCTACTCTGCCCTCGGTGATGCTCTCTGAAAGTCGGAAACCCAACTCCCAACCCGAGGTGCCCCGCATCGACACCAGCGTGGTTCCCGAGCTTCTACCCATCTATACAACCCGTGAGACCCCGCCAGACTCTCAGGACTGGGACGTCAGCGGGGAGATGTACCGCCGGAAAATCGAAGCGTTGCGGGACAAGGTTGGAAATGGCTACCTTAGTGTGCTCAGTGAGGAGGGCTGGGATCCCTCCCGCCCGCCAACATACTCGGTGCCAGATTTCAGCCCAGCCTCGACTGTTCGGCCTAGTCCTACTACCCCTCGGACTACTTCACACCACCCTCCGGCTATCCACAGTGGCCGCACCCTTGgctaaaaaagaaaagaaaaaaaaggagtCCGACTTTACACATGATACCCTTCATGATaccccacccccctctcgAGGTTCGATTCTATCGTTGGGCTGCCTTTTCGAattctgcttctgctgcatTGCATCCTGCATTGCCACGAGCATGGACATTCAATTCACGTCCACACCATTGTGTTATTGGTCATTTGTTTTCAGCATGGCAGGGCATAGCGTACGAGGCGTTCCGGTTTTTGGTGGTTATCTGGATTTCAGTTGCCACATCTTGCTTTGCACGGATTGCACCGCCCGAGGTGGTAGAAAGCCACAGTAGATCTTGTCGCTTCCTGTCCGTTTTGGTTTCTTggcgcgacctcgacgaggtctcTCTTGGGCATCACAGGGATGGGAGGGGTAAAAAAGCGAGTGACATTGGGGGTGCAcgcttcgtcgtcttctcttctcttctcaAGACATGtcttttttgttctttttttttttttttttttttgcacATGTTGCGGATCAGGGCCTGGCGTTGGTGGAAACATATCTCGAGTGCCCTTTACCGTCTTTGTATCATGGGGCACGAAAACTTTCCCGCATGAGTTTGCGTTGTGTGgttcttgatgttgtttTTTGGTACGTTAGATGAACACTTGTCTGAGGGACAAGCTGGTGGTCAACCTCTAATACATGATGCAATGCATATTTGACTGGACTCTCTCTATTCACTGTGCACTCACTATGAAGTTTATACGAAGTCCTCTTGTCGTTCGAACTCTGTCCGGTTTAACTGACCGGCTCGAGGCCATTTCTATGCCGAAATCCCGATCTTGCAGATGGGCTGCTGGGTTGGCCTAAGGGTCCCGGGAGGAAATTGACCAGCTGACCACTGGCTCCAGACTGCTTTTGATAGTGATGGGCTTTTGACAAGCTATCCCATGTATATACATCAACAGAAACTGCAGACAACTGATGTGGTTCGCGCCTTGCTCTCCGTACGGTTCCATGCTTGAGTGGGCTGGCTACTGGCTGTACTGTGATGAGCCACTGTTCCCTACTCGGAGGAGAGGGCTCCTCCATGCATAGCTTCAAGCCTCACGGTCCTTAGACCTCTTTACTGTTAtcccctcttcccttcccgTGTTTATTGGAAGACAACCGAGCTTTGGGGGACGAATGTGTAGCGAGTCGATAGGGACGGGCGGTGTTGCGGCAGGTCATCCTGGCAGGTGGGTTAATACCGCTTGACCCGATTCCCTTCGGATGAAATGATATTACGCATTTTCTTTATTCTGTCCACTAGTTCTCATATCGAGACCGCATTCTGGGAAGGGGTTCTTTGATGTACTCGACTCCAGGCTTTGCTCGCATGTAAGAAATACGTAAACCGTGCCCATTCTTGCGTGTTTTTCCTCTTCTATACTCTATAGGAGACGGTTAAACGCCCGCGCAAGTGTGAGTTATCTGAGCAGTCAATCTTTCCGTCGCAAGCCAGCGCAGAAGGTATATATGAATGGGATGCGCTCCTAGAGGAGTCGTGGGCTTTGCATCATTGAAGAACCCCAAACCTCAGAGCAAGCGAGACGGGCAATGTCAAAGGGAAAATGGAAAAGTGAAGTCAGGGATCAATGATGTAGTTAGAATTCCTTCCACATGTACGAACGCTGACGGAGAAGATCTCCACCACAGTGTTGACAGGCTGTACCGACTCGACTGACCGAGCAGTGACCATGTTCCAAAAGGCGCGCTTGTAAGTGAAGTGGAGGAAGGTAAACAAGCCTTTAGGTGACGACGcaacaacgtcaacaacACATATTCTCTCTGCTCTCATCTTTGCGAGGAACACCACTACAAAAACAAGCCACACGCACACATCGTTTGATTCTGGTGTTCGGGTTTTCCAAAAGCTCGGCCCATATCCGAAGACATGGGCCTACGAAAATCCCAGGAGGCTCTTACCAGCCTCAGGTGTAACGATGCAAGGATTTTACTGTGAGATTCGAACTCACGACCCGTGGCCTGGGACGTTCAGAAATAGACTCATGAATGAGTGCCTAGTAATCCCATTGAGCCACGGGCCTTGGTGACAATATTATCTGTCGTTGGGGGCTATATACTGTCGAACAGCGAAGGTCGGGAGTTTGGAAAAGTAGGGTAGAGATCAGGCAGTAAGAGGAAGGAGGCCCAGGACGGCGGCATGGCAGATACCCTACATTCTCACATACACAAATATATGCATTGACCAGCTGGTCACGAGAAAATCGCTATGTGCATTcggccatcaacaacaaccgAGCCAAGAGAAACAATCGAGTTTGGCAAGCTCAACAGGGGATCAACATGAGACCTGGCCAAAAATGCGGCTCGCTCAGGGTCTCATCACAAAGAGATAAAAAAGCCCAAAAACATCATCTCGAAGCAAAGATTGGTCGGGTGTCTCTGTGGGGGTGGGCTTCAAAGTACACGAGGAGGCAACTGAAACTGAAGAGTAGACACAATTGGTCGAAGGTTGACGAGGGTACCAGCCTTTGGGCTGTTGAACCGACTGGGTAGATTTACCAGGGGCCACCAAAGCCGCTGGTTAACAGGAAAACATTTTCCGTGCTGTGTGGACACTAGATTGACATGGACGGGTCAACAGCGGAGAGGGGCAGCACTCTCCGCCCACAAACGcttggccggcgaggaaATCAAGGGCTTGAAGGTGTCGTCTGGGAAAGAACGGGAAAAGATGTGCGAAGATCGTGTAGTACAGTCGTACTGCGTCAACATCGCCCGCGGTCAGAATGATGGCAGCACAGTTACCGGCTGTAAGTCGAGAGGGTGAAACCTTGGAGTGAAAATGGCTTCGCGGGCCACGATCCCCAAAACGCACCAGGCTAGATCTTTGACCGCAAATTGCCCAGCTAGTCGGGACCCTGAATGACAGTTTGGCAGACAGGGTGGCCATGTGGTGGTGGATTAACGGTGTCCGATTGAGGAGGGGCGGCAAGGTCGCGACTTGGCCGCCTTGAGAAAGGGTACGGAATTGTGGGGATACAAACGGGGTTTGGGCGTGATGACATCAATATCGGTCGCAAGCAAGTCTGGATGGCTGAGGGTGTTCGGGGAAGAAGACTTTCATCCGTGCTGGCATGCGACGGAGCTCTGATTGGGCCGTGTATAAGAAGGGCGTGAACATTAGTCTTGTGCTGATGCGACGAGTCTCAGTCGTGGCGCAACCCAAGCAAAGTCCGACGACAACAGTAATACGTCTTGCTCTGCCGCGATGTCCAACAAGTCTCCCGATCGAGCCTGGTCGATGGAAAATGACCCGCTTGTTGCATCCAGACCTGTGGATACATCAGATCGGTGATTGGTTGGTTCGTTGGTTTCCTATCTTCCATCTTTCTGAAGGTTCGTCGCGACGCCTCCATACAGTCATTTGTCCATATAGTTAGTGCTTAATGGAGAATTGTAAAGAAAAGCGGCAAGGAGAGAGATTTTCTCATTGCCACTCCTATGTGCGTACAGACATAGTGGCCAAGAAATGAGGATGCAATGACGAGATGGTCGTAGGAGGAATGACTTGCAGACGAGGTGGCTGTCGACAAGGGACTATGGCCCTGCCCAAAGTGCCAATACAATCTGATAAAAAGATACAGATGGACGAAGGAGTGCGTCCAATGAATGGTCACGGGGAAGGTGCCAGTGCGGAGGTGGATAAGGGTGCGGCTTCCCACCTAAAGCACGAAGCGAACCCCATTCACACCCCCTGCCTCACATCAGTGGATGACTAATAGCGCGTTGCCCCTGCGGCCGACAATGGCATCTGGGTCCGTGCGTTTCAACTTCACGCGTTCTCTGTTTTTCGCAGGAGCAACTCGGAGCCGCACGTTCGACGTCACTTCGTCTCCTGATGTCCTTCCCAACTCGAATCCAGACCAGTATTACTCTCGCTTTCACACTATAACCTTGTTGCGTGTCGGAGATACGTGCGCGGTACCGTTTCGCCAATGccccgcccctcccctcagCCGCATCACGACTCCGCGCGCCACTTCCTCCCAACGCGGTGATTCATGACACAGTCTCCCCAAACCCATCAAAAAGACACGAAATCTACGACAAGAGTATCGTCAAACATGCCCTCGAAACCTTCCACGCCGCACCGAGCTGCCACCGGCCGCAAACGAGGGCGTCCCCCGGGCACCACGAATGCCGCTCGCATCGCGCGCGAGGTCGGCGATTCCCCCGCACCACCGTCCGGTCGATCAACGCGCGACCACGCTACTCCCTCGGCAGCGCCGCAGACCGAACCGCCACCTAAGAGGAGGAGATACATAcccggcggcgctggcggcggtggtcgcTTCATCGATGACGATGGGACCCAGACGCCAATGACAGTGCGCAGACAGCCGAGAGAGCCGCGCAGTGTATCTGCCATAGTCCCGAGACGAGAAAGAAGTGCAAGACTACGAACCGCTATCGATCGAGACGATATGGAATTTAGTTcagctgccgccgttgccgcggccgtcgccgagaacgaaGGCTACAAGCCCAGGGAGGAGCGAGGCTGGGAAGAGTTCCATCCAAAGCTCGATATCGATGCCACATTTATGATTTTTCGTTCCGAAGAAGTGGATGGGATCTCTCTTCCCGTCGTTAAATCCCCTCCCAGAACACCGGCTGCAGctcggccctcgacgccgatgaaCGGCTCGAACACGCCTCTGAGGGAAATGAACCCGTCTTCGACCGGCAACACCCCAGTCCCAACTACAAACTCATACTTTGCGCTTCCCCTTGTCGGAAGCGAATCGCCGCAGAAACGCCGGACAAGACCGCCACGCGAGTCCGTATCATTTCTTCACCGAGACCTGGCTCCGGTATCAACGCCGCGGGTACCTCAAGTCCTGCCGATTCGTAACCAAACACCAAAGGAGCGTCTTGACCTCAAGGCGCCTTCTTACCGTCGGTCAGATCAGGTGGAACAGTTCGAGAGCAAGAGCTTCGGCCAGGCGAGATACGTCGACAAGTCGATGATGAATGTGGGCTACCAAGAGACCGACCGCTACATTCAACCCGAAAGCACGCTCATCAAGGCCGCGGAACCTAATCTGGAAGAAGATCTTGAACTGGCTGTTGTCAAGGCCGATGGCGATACAG encodes:
- a CDS encoding Putative leucine-rich repeat domain superfamily, coding for MDSEDGELFVKQLASFVRTHEKALANALQFRRQAASRHGSSQSVSSIPTPQSPVVPERPSTSASTSNGLASALSLGSLSFTTHNVKSAKLALTPHHLFYLLSRFEELAIPVGPMKIRLENLHDSSTSANYVSFLSNTQRSRSRGSDVGSIHSVSSVRSVMSGMSALWTSFGIGASISAARTERQKAAIQADLKYLYSAFTKIPCLKLAPDWRARLIRGYEEFPFDSAVPLYVFKNVQALEVNSIDFRQFFGWDRLAEQLRSLTLKRAGVEDPADILIDIVLDDMDKRRRRTSKQQSSPTTPWPASSSPRRSPVIPHADLHKSTSVPGSPDPRNSIGDLGIGSLNTHDHAVDETAGEGRRPSLARAETFEAMSPPKGTRPRSNSPTRPASSRNPSHMRGGHKVRRSGSGSSHSSLSDSWHHSRAGSSSNLLNMGALPASKWRFLKHLSLADNSMTSIPATSLVPLANTLHSLDLSSNLFTQIPDSLATLTALRALNLSHCMIDGLHSLTRNPLPAISALNLRANRLQSIAGIEKLYPLERLDLRDNRLSDPLELARLTGIPDIREIWVEGNPFTRTHKDYRITIFNLFRKTPGYTEDIVIDNSGPTYSERRYLVERTPIPAAVPVVKPTPTNIPAVDVSKPAIIYDIPKEPSVLRKERPIPKAVTSEVNTSSTRRRKTPKRRIVDLSTTDASATVTPGLISVPHGDVKALAVDATATAASSEMHYRISQAPETPTLPSVMLSESRKPNSQPEVPRIDTSVVPELLPIYTTRETPPDSQDWDVSGEMYRRKIEALRDKVGNGYLSVLSEEGWDPSRPPTYSVPDFSPASTVRPSPTTPRTTSHHPPAIHSGRTLG